In Bacillus sp. SM2101, one genomic interval encodes:
- a CDS encoding glutaredoxin family protein, which translates to MSKTVIMYTKEKCPLCDKAQKILVELQTEIPFQLELTDIYKDDQLLEKYQLMIPVVEIAGEEIAYGVIHKDVIKKRLQQGLNG; encoded by the coding sequence ATGAGCAAAACAGTAATCATGTATACGAAGGAAAAATGTCCTTTATGTGACAAAGCTCAAAAAATATTAGTTGAACTACAAACTGAAATTCCTTTTCAACTTGAATTAACTGATATTTACAAGGATGATCAGCTATTAGAGAAATATCAGTTAATGATACCTGTAGTTGAGATAGCGGGAGAAGAAATTGCGTATGGAGTTATTCACAAAGATGTAATAAAAAAGCGCTTACAGCAAGGATTAAATGGTTGA
- a CDS encoding sugar-binding domain-containing protein, translating into MRSLIEVQQKLLPNLLEVMQRRYQVLQYVRLMQPIGRRSLSLSLGMSERVLRAEVQFLKDQDLLSVQASGMTITKDGVYVLRQLEEMMKEISGLKLLEEKVKKKLGLQEVIVVSGDSDQSAWVQKEMGRASVACIKKRLKDNSIVAVTGGTTLAAVAEMMTPNTESKETLFVPARGGLGENVKNQANTICAKMAEKAMGNYQLLHVPDQVSTEAYQSIIEEPAIKEVLTLIKSSSIVIHGIGDAKTMAIRRKTSDEDMKKIEMANAVAEAFGYYFNKHGEVVYKAQTIGLQLEDLKHNKSVIAIAGGGSKAKAIKAYFKQTSNALLITDEGAAKELVKG; encoded by the coding sequence ATGCGTTCATTAATTGAAGTTCAACAAAAATTATTACCTAACCTTCTAGAGGTTATGCAAAGGCGCTATCAAGTTTTACAATATGTAAGGTTAATGCAACCTATAGGCAGAAGAAGTTTATCACTTAGCCTAGGTATGAGTGAAAGGGTCTTACGTGCTGAAGTACAATTCTTAAAGGATCAAGATTTACTTTCTGTACAAGCGTCTGGTATGACAATTACGAAAGATGGTGTCTACGTTCTTCGGCAGCTTGAGGAGATGATGAAGGAAATCTCTGGACTAAAGCTACTTGAAGAGAAGGTTAAGAAAAAATTAGGCCTACAAGAAGTAATTGTAGTATCAGGGGATAGTGATCAATCAGCTTGGGTTCAGAAAGAAATGGGCAGAGCGAGTGTTGCATGTATTAAAAAGCGCTTGAAAGATAACAGCATCGTTGCGGTAACTGGAGGTACGACTTTAGCTGCTGTAGCAGAGATGATGACTCCGAATACCGAAAGTAAGGAAACCTTATTTGTTCCTGCACGAGGTGGCTTAGGAGAGAATGTAAAAAATCAAGCGAATACGATATGTGCAAAAATGGCTGAAAAAGCAATGGGTAACTACCAACTGCTTCATGTCCCAGATCAAGTTAGTACTGAAGCCTACCAATCGATTATAGAAGAACCTGCGATTAAAGAGGTACTCACGCTTATAAAATCATCCAGTATAGTTATACATGGTATCGGAGACGCTAAAACTATGGCTATACGCCGAAAAACTTCAGATGAAGATATGAAGAAAATCGAAATGGCGAATGCTGTAGCAGAAGCCTTTGGATATTACTTTAATAAGCATGGAGAAGTCGTATATAAAGCTCAAACGATTGGCCTACAACTTGAAGACCTAAAACATAATAAATCAGTAATAGCAATTGCTGGTGGTGGCTCAAAGGCTAAAGCAATTAAAGCCTATTTTAAACAAACAAGTAACGCCTTGCTCATTACCGACGAAGGTGCTGCAAAAGAGTTAGTTAAGGGTTAA